A stretch of the Alnus glutinosa chromosome 6, dhAlnGlut1.1, whole genome shotgun sequence genome encodes the following:
- the LOC133871021 gene encoding probable cellulose synthase A catalytic subunit 3 [UDP-forming]: MEASAGLVAGSHNRNELVVIRRDGESAPRPLQQLSGQICQICGDDVGLTVDGELFVACNECAFPICRTCYEYERREGNQLCPQCKTRFKRLKGCARVQGDEEEDGIDDLENEFNFDARTKQDMHHALAADAMLHYGRASDSNLPHVLHSTPQVPLLTNGQMVDDIPPEQHALVPSFMGGAGGGKRIHPLPLSDPALPVQPRSMDPSKDLAAYGYGSVAWKERMENWKQKQDKLQMMKKDNSGKDWDYDGDGPDLPLMDEARQPLSRKLPIPSSRINPYRMIIIIRLVVLGFFFHYRVMHPVQDAFALWLISVICEIWFAISWILDQFPKWLPIDRETYLDRLSLRYEKEGQPSQLCPVDIFVSTVDPLKEPPLVTANTVLSILAVDYPVDKVSCYVSDDGAAMLTFEALSETSEFAKKWVPFCKKFNIEPRAPEFYFAQKMDYLKDKVLPSFVKERRAMKREYEEFKVRINALVAKAQKVPEEGWTMQDGTPWPGNNVRDHPGMIQVFLGQSGGHDTDGNELPRLVYVSREKRPGFNHHKKAGAMNALVRVSAVLTNAAFLLNLDCDHYINNSKALRESMCFMMDPLLGKRVCYVQFPQRFDGIDKHDRYANRNTVFFDINMKGLDGIQGPIYVGTGCVFRRQAFYGYAAPKAKKPPTRTCNCLPKWCCCGCCCSGKRKKKTNKPKSEIKKRNSRKGDVGASAPVCSLEGIEEGIEGVEGENYTMMSELKLEKKFGQSSVFVASTLLEDGGTLKSASPASLLKEAIHVISCGYEDKTEWGKEVGWIYGSVTEDILTGFKMHCLGWRSIYCIPDRPAFKGSAPINLSDRLHQVLRWALGSVEIFLSRHCPLWYGYGGGLKWLERLSYINATIYPWTSIPLLAYCTLPAVCLLTGKFITPELSNVASLWFLSLFICIFATSILEMRWSGVGIDEWWRNEQFWVIGGVSAHLFAVFQGLLKVLAGVDTNFTVTSKAGDDEDFSELYAFKWTTLLIPPTTLLIINLIGVVAGVSNAINNGYESWGPLFGKLFFAFWVIVHLYPFLKGLLGRQNRTPTIIIVWSILLASIFSLLWVRIDPFLAKSNGPVLEECGLDCN; the protein is encoded by the exons ATGGAAGCGAGTGCAGGGTTAGTGGCAGGCTCTCACAACCGGAATGAACTCGTGGTCATCCGCCGTGACGGTGAATCTGCC CCAAGGCCGTTGCAGCAGTTAAGTGGACAAATATGCCAGATATGCGGAGACGACGTGGGACTAACTGTGGACGGAGAGCTGTTCGTGGCCTGCAACGAGTGTGCCTTTCCCATCTGCAGAACTTGCTACGAGTACGAGCGCAGAGAAGGAAACCAACTCTGCCCTCAGTGCAAAACCAGATTCAAGCGTCTCAAGG GGTGTGCTAGAGTGCAGGGGGACGAAGAGGAAGATGGCATCGATGACCTGGAGAATGAATTCAATTTCGATGCAAGGACTAAACAGGATATGCACCATGCTCTTGCTGCCGACGCAATGCTTCACTATGGCCGTGCCTCCGACTCCAATCTCCCTCATGTCCTTCATTCTACGCCCCAAGTTCCTCTCCTTACTAACGGTCAAATG GTTGATGATATTCCTCCTGAGCAACATGCTTTGGTCCCTTCATTCATGGGGGGTGCCGGTGGAGGCAAAAGGATCCACCCCCTTCCTCTCTCAGATCCCGCCCTTCCAG TGCAACCCAGATCCATGGATCCTTCCAAAGACTTGGCCGCTTATGGCTACGGCAGTGTCGCTTGGAAGGAAAGAATGGAGAACTGGAAGCAGAAACAAGACAAGCTGCAGATGATGAAGAAGGATAATTCTGGCAAAGATTGGGACTATGATGGAGATGGCCCAGATCTACCACT CATGGATGAGGCAAGACAACCACTTTCTAGAAAGTTGCCTATTCCATCAAGCCGAATCAACCCTTACCGGATGATCATCATAATTCGACTCGTGGTTCTCGGATTCTTCTTCCATTATCGAGTCATGCATCCCGTACAGGATGCATTTGCATTGTGGCTTATATCTGTAATATGTGAGATCTGGTTTGCAATTTCATGGATTCTTGATCAATTCCCGAAGTGGCTCCCTATTGACAGGGAAACTTATCTCGACAGGTTGTCCCTGAG GTATGAGAAGGAAGGCCAACCTTCTCAACTTTGTCCAGTTGACATATTTGTGAGTACTGTTGATCCGTTGAAAGAACCTCCTCTGGTGACTGCAAACACGGTTCTTTCCATCCTTGCAGTGGACTACCCTGTTGACAAGGTTTCATGTTATGTTTCTGATGATGGTGCTGCTATGCTGACATTCGAGGCACTGTCTGAAACATCTGAGTTTGCAAAGAAGTGGGTCCCTTTCTGTAAGAAGTTCAACATTGAGCCACGAGCCCCTGAATTTTATTTTGCTCAAAAGATGGATTACCTCAAAGATAAGGTGCTGCCATCATTTGTGAAGGAGCGGAGAGCAATGAAG AGAGAGTATGAAGAGTTTAAAGTTCGGATCAACGCTTTGGTTGCTAAGGCCCAAAAGGTCCCAGAAGAAGGTTGGACAATGCAGGATGGGACTCCATGGCCTGGGAATAATGTCAGGGATCATCCTGGGATGATTCAG GTTTTTCTTGGCCAAAGTGGAGGGCATGACACGGACGGAAATGAATTACCACGCCTGGTGTATGTTTCTAGAGAAAAGCGACCTGGGTTTAATCACCACAAAAAGGCTGGAGCAATGAATGCATTG GTTAGAGTCTCTGCTGTGCTGACAAATGCTGCTTTTCTGTTGAACTTGGATTGCGATCACTATATCAATAATAGTAAGGCTCTTAGGGAGTCAATGTGTTTCATGATGGATCCGCTGCTTGGAAAAAGGGTGTGCTATGTCCAGTTCCCGCAGAGGTTTGATGGTATTGACAAGCATGACCGATACGCCAACCGCAACACCGTATTCTTTGAT ATTAACATGAAAGGTTTGGATGGCATCCAAGGACCTATATATGTTGGGACTGGATGTGTCTTCAGAAGGCAGGCATTCTACGGTTATGCTGCTCCTAAAGCAAAGAAACCACCAACCAGGACTTGTAACTGTTTGCCGAAGTGGTGCTGTTGTGGCTGCTGTTGTTctggaaagaggaagaagaagactaaCAAACCTAAATCTGAGATAAAGAAGAGAAATTCTAGGAAAGGAGACGTGGGAGCATCTGCACCTGTGTGCTCTTTGGAGGGTATTGAAGAGGGGATTGAAG GAGTCGAAGGTGAAAATTATACTATGATGTCTGAGCTGAAGTTAGAAAAGAAGTTTGGACAATCTTCTGTTTTTGTTGCGTCTACTCTGCTAGAGGACGGAGGGACACTGAAAAGTGCTAGCCCAGCATCCCTGCTTAAAGAAGCCATCCATGTCATTAGCTGTGGCTATGAAGATAAAACTGAATGGGGAAAAGAG GTTGGCTGGATCTATGGGTCGGTTACAGAAGATATACTGACAGGTTTTAAAATGCACTGCCTTGGATGGCGATCAATATATTGTATCCCTGACAGGCCTGCATTTAAAGGATCTGCTCCCATTAATCTGTCTGATCGTCTGCATCAAGTCCTTAGGTGGGCCCTTGGTtctgttgaaatttttttgagcAGGCACTGTCCTCTCTGGTATGGATATGGAGGAGGCCTGAAGTGGTTAGAGCGCCTGTCTTATATAAATGCTACTATATATCCATGGACTTCAATTCCTCTGCTTGCCTATTGTACCCTACCTGCTGTGTGCTTGCTCACGGGAAAATTCATCACTCCTGAG CTGAGCAATGTTGCTAGCTTGTGGTTTCTGTCTCTTTTCATTTGTATCTTTGCGACAAGTATACTGGAAATGAGATGGAGTGGAGTTGGGATCGATGAATGGTGGAGAAATGAGCAGTTTTGGGTGATTGGAGGGGTTTCAGCACATTTATTTGCTGTGTTCCAGGGGTTGTTAAAGGTTTTAGCCGGTGTTGATACGAACTTCACTGTGACATCAAAAGCAGGGGATGACGAAGATTTCTCAGAGCTTTACGCGTTTAAGTGGACCACTTTGCTCATCCCACCAACAACACTGCTAATAATAAACCTCATTGGTGTGGTCGCCGGAGTGTCCAACGCAATAAATAATGGGTATGAGTCATGGGGGCCTCTGTTTGGTAAACTCTTCTTCGCCTTCTGGGTGATTGTTCACCTCTATCCTTTCCTAAAGGGTCTGCTGGGCAGGCAGAACAGGACTCCCACAATTATTATTGTTTGGTCAATTTTGCttgcttccatcttctcccttTTGTGGGTTCGAATTGATCCATTCTTGGCCAAGTCAAATGGTCCGGTTCTAGAAGAATGCGGGTTGGACTGTAACTAG
- the LOC133870674 gene encoding histone-lysine N-methyltransferase ATXR7 isoform X1 — MVSSTALLHELDSSFFSRKRLKVSDFEYQDQDSHTCLGNHADIASSMQPTAEGYSSHGCMDLGHVSSTCCNLDEKFVSSSAMEMNCQSNGNGSEIPQPCSSGGTSYQEKSYSAFVPPAFVSGWMYLNEQGQMCGPYIQQQLYEGLSSGFLPDELPVYPVVNESLMNPVPLKYFKEFPDHVATGFAYLSMGTSSTTTPTNCLTSYPSVYSKLQSVSQLPVNSSYSSNQLMLNFDAVNITSYQLPSGDESCWLYEDDKGRKLGPHSLLELHSWHHYGYFPDSLMIYHIENKFKPLTLLSMINAWNTGGHETVSTSVAKSNETSPLLCFISEISEGVSSQLHSGIMKAARRVVLDEIISNIMGEFVTIKKAQRRLKLESVNQAAQTCSLNGTMPELAGEMKDCASSACEAAASISNAYQTRIDKTSTQCSANTKSVGSVENFWGSYTVVCGMLFDYCMQVMWNAVFYDTVAEYTSAWRKRKVWSGYPKFKIPVGEFRDRGQKPETLTDEDLLPWKESAHDVDYPPGFELVAMVTDDHAQSSTIMSLSALVGGSSTAEKSPLSTDHIYSDMTCILECVEDELHFSAKVSLAEYLESFVEEEVRKSFNSVEDDKLNENTVDSLIQCLDTSEYGSSDMCDELRTGGTETSDNYLSKAAKPINQSLSENRMSNLLEKVFKDLCTHLDDIVDHEDIDEPPTPGFEDNPKTLVPLHVCKFRPSRSDECIPKIGAYVAMAVCRQKLHDDVLREWKSLFIDASLHQCLISWHASKKKPCEPDGNEEEAFDVCKPHAVDSPTLVGKHIHGPGSSKVPQVIGKYTYYRKNKLPRKKLGTSQHPVPLDAAVRSQSAEKSRKHAAGDVSETVVVQTAVVIPKKLVPNKNRTESSVNAKSSRVIIKSSLPGDRSSTKKTSGQKGMKVARSVQSNKVSKDAAKPSRDRASALFKNCTDIEKLVDSNGHDAASQEEFSATRVSKIKRKHIMDSVPSLRPTKVSKAANGAAKQSACREVAVQKTKSSKSRTLKPCPRSDGCARSSINGLEWHRWSLSASPAERARVRGVQYVHTKYFGPEVNASQWSNGKGLSARTNRVKLRSLLAAVEGADLLKATQLKARKKRLRFQRSKIHDWGLVALEPIEADDFVIEYVGELIRPRISDIRERHYEKMGIGSSYLFRLDDGYVVDATKRGGIARFINHSCEPNCYTKVITVEGQKKIFIYAKRHIAAGEEITYNYKFPLEEKKIPCNCGSRKCRGSMN; from the exons ATGGTTTCCTCTACAGCCCTTCTTCATGAACTCGACTCTTCGTTTTTCTCCAGAAAAAGGCTTAAGGTTTCAGATTTTGAATACCAAGATCAAGATTCACATACATGTCTTGGCAATCATGCTGATATTGCCTCATCCATGCAGCCTACTGCAGAAGGGTACTCTTCTCATGG GTGTATGGATCTCGGTCATGTTTCTTCGACTTGCTgtaatttggatgaaaaatttgTTTCAAGTTCTGCAATGGAGATGAACTGCCAGTCCAATGGCAATGGCAGTGAGATTCCACAGCCCTGTAGTTCAGGGGGGACTTCATACCAGGAGAAGAGTTACTCTGCGTTTGTACCGCCTGCTTTTGTGAGTGGCTGGATGTACCTTAATGAACAAGGGCAAATGTGTGGTCCTTATATTCAGCAGCAGTTGTACGAGGGTTTATCTTCTGGTTTCTTGCCAGATGAGCTTCCTGTGTATCCTGTGGTAAATGAGTCGTTAATGAACCCTGTACCATTGAAGTACTTCAAGGAGTTTCCTGATCATGTTGCCACTGGTTTTGCATATCTGAGCATGGGCACCTCAAGCACAACCACTCCAACAAATTGTCTTACCTCTTACCCTAGTGTTTATTCAAAGTTACAGTCAGTTTCCCAATTACCTGTCAACAGCAGTTATAGCTCAAATCAGCTGATGTTAAACTTTGATGCGGTTAACATTACATCGTATCAGCTACCG TCAGGTGATGAATCTTGTTGGTTGTACGAGGATGACAAGGGAAGGAAACTTGGGCCACATTCTCTTTTAGAACTACATTCTTGGCATCACTATGGATATTTCCCGGATTCATTAATG ATATATCATATTGAAAATAAGTTTAAACCCTTAACCTTGCTATCTATGATAAATGCGTGGAATACTGGTGGACATGAAACTGTCTCCACATCTGTTGCAAAAAGCAATGAGACTAGCCCTTTGCTATGCTTCATTTCTGAAATTTCTGAAGGAGTTTCTTCCCAACTTCATTCTGGCATTATGAAAGCGGCTCGTAGAGTTGTGCTAGATGAGATTATCAGCAACATTATGGGAGAGTTTGTTACTATAAAGAAAGCTCAAAGACGTCTTAAGCTTGAATCGGTTAATCAGGCTGCCCAAACTTGCTCTTTGAATGGCACAATG CCTGAACTTGCTGGGGAAATGAAGGATTGTGCTTCCTCTGCATGTGAGGCTGCAGCGTCTATTTCTAATGCTTACCAGACACGAATTGATAAAACCTCAACACAATGTTCAGCAAACACTAAATCTGTTGGAAGCGTTGAAAACTTTTGGGGGTCTTATACAGTTGTTTGTGGAATGCTTTTTGATTATTGCATGCAAGTCATGTGGAATGCTGTCTTTTATGATACTGTAGCAGAGTATACCTCTGCCTGGAGAAAGAGAAAAGTTTGGTCAGGCTATCCAAAATTTAAGATACCTGTTGGTGAATTTAGGGATCGTGGCCAGAAGCCTGAAACACTAACTGATGAAGAT TTGCTACCCTGGAAAGAATCTGCCCATGATGTCGATTACCCTCCTGGTTTTGAATTGGTGGCAATGGTTACGGATGATCATGCCCAGTCATCAACCATCATGTCCTTGTCAGCTCTTGTGGGTGGAAGTTCAACTGCAGAGAAAAGCCCGTTATCCACTGATCATATATATTCAGACATGACATGTATATTAGAATGTGTAGAAGATGAGCTTCATTTTTCTGCAAAGGTGTCTTTGGCAGAGTATCTTGAAAGTTTTGTGGAGGAGGAAGTGAGGAAATCCTTCAACTCTGTAGAGGATGACAAATTGAATGAG AATACTGTTGATTCTCTCATTCAATGCCTTGATACTAGTGAATATGGTTCTTCAGACATGTGTGATGAGTTGAGGACCGGTGGAACTGAAACATCTGACAATTATCTGTCAAAAGCAGCAAAACCCATTAATCAGTCTTTATCTGAAAATCGTATGTCAAATTTGTTGGAAAAAGTGTTTAAGGATTTGTGCACACATCTTGATGATATAGTTGATCATGAAGACATTGATGAGCCACCAACCCCTGGATTTGAAGATAATCCAAAAACTCTTGTTCCATTGCATGTATGTAAGTTTCGACCCTCGAGGTCGGATGAATGTATCCCCAAGATTGGAGCATATGTTGCAATGGCAGTGTGCCGACAGAAGTTGCATGACGATGTTCTTAGAGAATGGAAATCCTTGTTCATTGATGCTTCTCTTCATCAGTGTCTTATATCATGGCATGCTTCAAAGAAGAAACCCTGTGAACCTGACGGCAATGAG GAAGAAGCATTTGATGTGTGTAAACCACATGCTGTTGATTCTCCTACTTTAGTAGGCAAGCACATTCATGGTCCTGGCTCTTCGAAAGTTCCCCAGGTGATTGGCAAATATACATATTACCGCAAGAATAAGTTGCCAAGGAAAAAGTTGGGTACTTCTCAGCATCCGGTTCCACTAGATGCTGCAGTAAGGAGTCAATCTGCAGAAAAGTCTAGGAAACATGCTGCTGGTGACGTGTCTGAGACTGTAGTAGTTCAAACTGCTGTTGTGATCCCTAAAAAGCTGGTACCAAATAAAAACCGGACTGAATCATCTGTAAATGCTAAGTCCTCACGAGTCATTATTAAAAGTAGTCTGCCTGGTGATCGGTCATCAACCAAGAAGACAAGTGGTCAAAAAGGAATGAAGGTTGCTCGTTCAGTTCAAA GTAATAAGGTCTCAAAAGATGCTGCTAAACCTAGCAGGGATAGAGCTTCGGCCTTATTTAAGAATTGTACTGATATTGAGAAGCTTGTTGATAGCAATGGCCATGATGCTGCAAGTCAGGAAGAGTTTAGTG CAACTAGAGTgtcaaagataaaaagaaagcaTATAATGGATAGTGTGCCATCATTGCGTCCCACTAAGGTTTCAAAAGCAGCTAATGGAGCTGCCAAACAATCAGCATGTAGAGAGGTTGCGGTACAAAAGACAAAGTCCAGTAAATCCAGGACATTAAAGCCCTGCCCTAGATCTGATGGTTGTGCTCGGTCATCAATTAATGGCTTGGAATGGCATAGATGGTCGCTTAGTGCAAGCCCTGCTGAAAGAGCTCGTGTGAGGGGAGTTCAGTATGTTCATACCAAGTATTTTGGTCCTGAGGTGAATGCTTCTCAGTGGTCAAATGGTAAGGGTCTTTCAGCAAGAACAAACAGGGTGAAGCTGCGCAGTCTTCTTGCTGCTGTGGAGGGTGCTGACCTTTTGAAAGCCACTCAATTAAAG GCAAGGAAGAAGCGCCTACGGTTCCAGCGCAGCAAGATACATGATTGGGGTCTTGTTGCCCTAGAGCCAATTGAGGCAGATGACTTTGTCATTGAATATGTTGGAGAACTAATTCGTCCCAGG ATATCTGATATACGTGAACGTCATTATGAGAAGATGGGAATTGGCAGCAGTTATCTTTTTAGACTTGATGATGGTTATGTG GTTGATGCTACTAAGCGTGGCGGAATTGCTAGATTTATAAACCATTCTTGCGAG CCTAACTGCTACACCAAGGTCATAACTGTTGAAGGACAAAAAAAGATTTTCATTTATGCAAAACGGCATATAGCTGCTGGTGAAGAAATTACTTACAATTACAAGTTTCCTTTGGAGGAGAAAAAAATTCCCTGCAACTGCGGTTCTAGGAA gTGCCGTGGATCAATGAATTAG
- the LOC133870674 gene encoding histone-lysine N-methyltransferase ATXR7 isoform X2, with amino-acid sequence MVSSTALLHELDSSFFSRKRLKVSDFEYQDQDSHTCLGNHADIASSMQPTAEGCMDLGHVSSTCCNLDEKFVSSSAMEMNCQSNGNGSEIPQPCSSGGTSYQEKSYSAFVPPAFVSGWMYLNEQGQMCGPYIQQQLYEGLSSGFLPDELPVYPVVNESLMNPVPLKYFKEFPDHVATGFAYLSMGTSSTTTPTNCLTSYPSVYSKLQSVSQLPVNSSYSSNQLMLNFDAVNITSYQLPSGDESCWLYEDDKGRKLGPHSLLELHSWHHYGYFPDSLMIYHIENKFKPLTLLSMINAWNTGGHETVSTSVAKSNETSPLLCFISEISEGVSSQLHSGIMKAARRVVLDEIISNIMGEFVTIKKAQRRLKLESVNQAAQTCSLNGTMPELAGEMKDCASSACEAAASISNAYQTRIDKTSTQCSANTKSVGSVENFWGSYTVVCGMLFDYCMQVMWNAVFYDTVAEYTSAWRKRKVWSGYPKFKIPVGEFRDRGQKPETLTDEDLLPWKESAHDVDYPPGFELVAMVTDDHAQSSTIMSLSALVGGSSTAEKSPLSTDHIYSDMTCILECVEDELHFSAKVSLAEYLESFVEEEVRKSFNSVEDDKLNENTVDSLIQCLDTSEYGSSDMCDELRTGGTETSDNYLSKAAKPINQSLSENRMSNLLEKVFKDLCTHLDDIVDHEDIDEPPTPGFEDNPKTLVPLHVCKFRPSRSDECIPKIGAYVAMAVCRQKLHDDVLREWKSLFIDASLHQCLISWHASKKKPCEPDGNEEEAFDVCKPHAVDSPTLVGKHIHGPGSSKVPQVIGKYTYYRKNKLPRKKLGTSQHPVPLDAAVRSQSAEKSRKHAAGDVSETVVVQTAVVIPKKLVPNKNRTESSVNAKSSRVIIKSSLPGDRSSTKKTSGQKGMKVARSVQSNKVSKDAAKPSRDRASALFKNCTDIEKLVDSNGHDAASQEEFSATRVSKIKRKHIMDSVPSLRPTKVSKAANGAAKQSACREVAVQKTKSSKSRTLKPCPRSDGCARSSINGLEWHRWSLSASPAERARVRGVQYVHTKYFGPEVNASQWSNGKGLSARTNRVKLRSLLAAVEGADLLKATQLKARKKRLRFQRSKIHDWGLVALEPIEADDFVIEYVGELIRPRISDIRERHYEKMGIGSSYLFRLDDGYVVDATKRGGIARFINHSCEPNCYTKVITVEGQKKIFIYAKRHIAAGEEITYNYKFPLEEKKIPCNCGSRKCRGSMN; translated from the exons ATGGTTTCCTCTACAGCCCTTCTTCATGAACTCGACTCTTCGTTTTTCTCCAGAAAAAGGCTTAAGGTTTCAGATTTTGAATACCAAGATCAAGATTCACATACATGTCTTGGCAATCATGCTGATATTGCCTCATCCATGCAGCCTACTGCAGAAGG GTGTATGGATCTCGGTCATGTTTCTTCGACTTGCTgtaatttggatgaaaaatttgTTTCAAGTTCTGCAATGGAGATGAACTGCCAGTCCAATGGCAATGGCAGTGAGATTCCACAGCCCTGTAGTTCAGGGGGGACTTCATACCAGGAGAAGAGTTACTCTGCGTTTGTACCGCCTGCTTTTGTGAGTGGCTGGATGTACCTTAATGAACAAGGGCAAATGTGTGGTCCTTATATTCAGCAGCAGTTGTACGAGGGTTTATCTTCTGGTTTCTTGCCAGATGAGCTTCCTGTGTATCCTGTGGTAAATGAGTCGTTAATGAACCCTGTACCATTGAAGTACTTCAAGGAGTTTCCTGATCATGTTGCCACTGGTTTTGCATATCTGAGCATGGGCACCTCAAGCACAACCACTCCAACAAATTGTCTTACCTCTTACCCTAGTGTTTATTCAAAGTTACAGTCAGTTTCCCAATTACCTGTCAACAGCAGTTATAGCTCAAATCAGCTGATGTTAAACTTTGATGCGGTTAACATTACATCGTATCAGCTACCG TCAGGTGATGAATCTTGTTGGTTGTACGAGGATGACAAGGGAAGGAAACTTGGGCCACATTCTCTTTTAGAACTACATTCTTGGCATCACTATGGATATTTCCCGGATTCATTAATG ATATATCATATTGAAAATAAGTTTAAACCCTTAACCTTGCTATCTATGATAAATGCGTGGAATACTGGTGGACATGAAACTGTCTCCACATCTGTTGCAAAAAGCAATGAGACTAGCCCTTTGCTATGCTTCATTTCTGAAATTTCTGAAGGAGTTTCTTCCCAACTTCATTCTGGCATTATGAAAGCGGCTCGTAGAGTTGTGCTAGATGAGATTATCAGCAACATTATGGGAGAGTTTGTTACTATAAAGAAAGCTCAAAGACGTCTTAAGCTTGAATCGGTTAATCAGGCTGCCCAAACTTGCTCTTTGAATGGCACAATG CCTGAACTTGCTGGGGAAATGAAGGATTGTGCTTCCTCTGCATGTGAGGCTGCAGCGTCTATTTCTAATGCTTACCAGACACGAATTGATAAAACCTCAACACAATGTTCAGCAAACACTAAATCTGTTGGAAGCGTTGAAAACTTTTGGGGGTCTTATACAGTTGTTTGTGGAATGCTTTTTGATTATTGCATGCAAGTCATGTGGAATGCTGTCTTTTATGATACTGTAGCAGAGTATACCTCTGCCTGGAGAAAGAGAAAAGTTTGGTCAGGCTATCCAAAATTTAAGATACCTGTTGGTGAATTTAGGGATCGTGGCCAGAAGCCTGAAACACTAACTGATGAAGAT TTGCTACCCTGGAAAGAATCTGCCCATGATGTCGATTACCCTCCTGGTTTTGAATTGGTGGCAATGGTTACGGATGATCATGCCCAGTCATCAACCATCATGTCCTTGTCAGCTCTTGTGGGTGGAAGTTCAACTGCAGAGAAAAGCCCGTTATCCACTGATCATATATATTCAGACATGACATGTATATTAGAATGTGTAGAAGATGAGCTTCATTTTTCTGCAAAGGTGTCTTTGGCAGAGTATCTTGAAAGTTTTGTGGAGGAGGAAGTGAGGAAATCCTTCAACTCTGTAGAGGATGACAAATTGAATGAG AATACTGTTGATTCTCTCATTCAATGCCTTGATACTAGTGAATATGGTTCTTCAGACATGTGTGATGAGTTGAGGACCGGTGGAACTGAAACATCTGACAATTATCTGTCAAAAGCAGCAAAACCCATTAATCAGTCTTTATCTGAAAATCGTATGTCAAATTTGTTGGAAAAAGTGTTTAAGGATTTGTGCACACATCTTGATGATATAGTTGATCATGAAGACATTGATGAGCCACCAACCCCTGGATTTGAAGATAATCCAAAAACTCTTGTTCCATTGCATGTATGTAAGTTTCGACCCTCGAGGTCGGATGAATGTATCCCCAAGATTGGAGCATATGTTGCAATGGCAGTGTGCCGACAGAAGTTGCATGACGATGTTCTTAGAGAATGGAAATCCTTGTTCATTGATGCTTCTCTTCATCAGTGTCTTATATCATGGCATGCTTCAAAGAAGAAACCCTGTGAACCTGACGGCAATGAG GAAGAAGCATTTGATGTGTGTAAACCACATGCTGTTGATTCTCCTACTTTAGTAGGCAAGCACATTCATGGTCCTGGCTCTTCGAAAGTTCCCCAGGTGATTGGCAAATATACATATTACCGCAAGAATAAGTTGCCAAGGAAAAAGTTGGGTACTTCTCAGCATCCGGTTCCACTAGATGCTGCAGTAAGGAGTCAATCTGCAGAAAAGTCTAGGAAACATGCTGCTGGTGACGTGTCTGAGACTGTAGTAGTTCAAACTGCTGTTGTGATCCCTAAAAAGCTGGTACCAAATAAAAACCGGACTGAATCATCTGTAAATGCTAAGTCCTCACGAGTCATTATTAAAAGTAGTCTGCCTGGTGATCGGTCATCAACCAAGAAGACAAGTGGTCAAAAAGGAATGAAGGTTGCTCGTTCAGTTCAAA GTAATAAGGTCTCAAAAGATGCTGCTAAACCTAGCAGGGATAGAGCTTCGGCCTTATTTAAGAATTGTACTGATATTGAGAAGCTTGTTGATAGCAATGGCCATGATGCTGCAAGTCAGGAAGAGTTTAGTG CAACTAGAGTgtcaaagataaaaagaaagcaTATAATGGATAGTGTGCCATCATTGCGTCCCACTAAGGTTTCAAAAGCAGCTAATGGAGCTGCCAAACAATCAGCATGTAGAGAGGTTGCGGTACAAAAGACAAAGTCCAGTAAATCCAGGACATTAAAGCCCTGCCCTAGATCTGATGGTTGTGCTCGGTCATCAATTAATGGCTTGGAATGGCATAGATGGTCGCTTAGTGCAAGCCCTGCTGAAAGAGCTCGTGTGAGGGGAGTTCAGTATGTTCATACCAAGTATTTTGGTCCTGAGGTGAATGCTTCTCAGTGGTCAAATGGTAAGGGTCTTTCAGCAAGAACAAACAGGGTGAAGCTGCGCAGTCTTCTTGCTGCTGTGGAGGGTGCTGACCTTTTGAAAGCCACTCAATTAAAG GCAAGGAAGAAGCGCCTACGGTTCCAGCGCAGCAAGATACATGATTGGGGTCTTGTTGCCCTAGAGCCAATTGAGGCAGATGACTTTGTCATTGAATATGTTGGAGAACTAATTCGTCCCAGG ATATCTGATATACGTGAACGTCATTATGAGAAGATGGGAATTGGCAGCAGTTATCTTTTTAGACTTGATGATGGTTATGTG GTTGATGCTACTAAGCGTGGCGGAATTGCTAGATTTATAAACCATTCTTGCGAG CCTAACTGCTACACCAAGGTCATAACTGTTGAAGGACAAAAAAAGATTTTCATTTATGCAAAACGGCATATAGCTGCTGGTGAAGAAATTACTTACAATTACAAGTTTCCTTTGGAGGAGAAAAAAATTCCCTGCAACTGCGGTTCTAGGAA gTGCCGTGGATCAATGAATTAG